The following proteins come from a genomic window of Meles meles chromosome 1, mMelMel3.1 paternal haplotype, whole genome shotgun sequence:
- the NECAP2 gene encoding adaptin ear-binding coat-associated protein 2 isoform X1, whose protein sequence is MEEGEYESVLCVKPEVHVYRIPPRATNRGYRAAEWQLDQPSWSGRLRITAKGQVAYIKLEDRTSGELFAQAPVDQFPGTAVESVTDSSRYFVIRIEDGNGRRAFIGIGFGDRGDAFDFNVALQDHFKWVKQQCEFAKQAQNPDQGPKLDLGFKEGQTIKLNIANMKKKEGAAGTPRARPASTGGLSLLPPPPGGKTSTLIPPPGEQVSVGGSLVQTAVGPSSGGATVSWPQPRPATTATTDIWGDFTKSTGSTSGQTQPGTGWVQF, encoded by the exons ATGGAGGAGGGAGAGTACGAGTCGGTCCTCTGTGTCAAGCCGGAGGTCCACGTCTACCGCATCCCGCCGCGAGCCACCAACCGTGGTTACAG GGCCGCGGAGTGGCAGCTGGACCAGCCATCATGGAGTGGCCGGCTGCGGATCACTGCAAAAGGGCAGGTGGCCTACATCAAGCTGGAGGACAGGACCTCAG GGGAGCTCTTTGCGCAGGCACCGGTGGATCAGTTTCCTGGCACGGCCGTCGAGAGCGTGACGGATTCCAGCAGGTACTTCGTTATCCGCATCGAAGATGGAAACG GGCGCCGGGCGTTTATTGGAATTGGCTTTGGGGACCGAGGCGACGCCTTTGACTTCAACGTTGCACTGCAGGACCACTTCAA GTGGGTGAAACAGCAATGTGAATTTGCAAAACAGGCCCAGAACCCAGACCAGGGCCCCAAGTTGGACCTAGGCTTCAAAGAGGGCCAGACCATCAAGCTCAACATCGCG AAcatgaagaagaaggaaggagcagCTGGGACCCCCCGAGCACGGCCCGCCAGCACAGGAGgactgagcctgcttcccccaccccccgggggGAAAACCTCTACCCTGATCCCTCCCCCTGGGGAGCAGGTGTCTGTGGGGGGATCCCTGGTCCAGACGGCAGTTGGTCCCAGTTCAG GAGGAGCCACCGTATCCTGGCCGCAACCCAGGCCTGCCACGACTGCCACCACCGACATCTGGGGAGACTTTACCAAATCCACAGG gTCGACCTCCGGCCAGACTCAACCAGGTACAGGCTGGGTCCAGTTCTGA
- the NECAP2 gene encoding adaptin ear-binding coat-associated protein 2 isoform X2 encodes MEEGEYESVLCVKPEVHVYRIPPRATNRGYRAAEWQLDQPSWSGRLRITAKGQVAYIKLEDRTSGELFAQAPVDQFPGTAVESVTDSSRYFVIRIEDGNGRRAFIGIGFGDRGDAFDFNVALQDHFKWVKQQCEFAKQAQNPDQGPKLDLGFKEGQTIKLNIANMKKKEGAAGTPRARPASTGGLSLLPPPPGGKTSTLIPPPGEQVSVGGSLVQTAVGPSSGRPPARLNQVQAGSSSDLSVVPLFPHTISGKKPRHLGQRKEDEALPGQPLFGA; translated from the exons ATGGAGGAGGGAGAGTACGAGTCGGTCCTCTGTGTCAAGCCGGAGGTCCACGTCTACCGCATCCCGCCGCGAGCCACCAACCGTGGTTACAG GGCCGCGGAGTGGCAGCTGGACCAGCCATCATGGAGTGGCCGGCTGCGGATCACTGCAAAAGGGCAGGTGGCCTACATCAAGCTGGAGGACAGGACCTCAG GGGAGCTCTTTGCGCAGGCACCGGTGGATCAGTTTCCTGGCACGGCCGTCGAGAGCGTGACGGATTCCAGCAGGTACTTCGTTATCCGCATCGAAGATGGAAACG GGCGCCGGGCGTTTATTGGAATTGGCTTTGGGGACCGAGGCGACGCCTTTGACTTCAACGTTGCACTGCAGGACCACTTCAA GTGGGTGAAACAGCAATGTGAATTTGCAAAACAGGCCCAGAACCCAGACCAGGGCCCCAAGTTGGACCTAGGCTTCAAAGAGGGCCAGACCATCAAGCTCAACATCGCG AAcatgaagaagaaggaaggagcagCTGGGACCCCCCGAGCACGGCCCGCCAGCACAGGAGgactgagcctgcttcccccaccccccgggggGAAAACCTCTACCCTGATCCCTCCCCCTGGGGAGCAGGTGTCTGTGGGGGGATCCCTGGTCCAGACGGCAGTTGGTCCCAGTTCAG gTCGACCTCCGGCCAGACTCAACCAGGTACAGGCTGGGTCCAGTTCTGATCTGAGTGTAGTCCCTCTTTTTCCTCATACAATTTCTGGAAAGAAGCCACGTCACCTGGGCCAAAGGAAGGAGGACGAAGCACTCCCCGGCCAGCCTCTGTTTGGAGCatga